A genomic window from Synechococcus sp. WH 8016 includes:
- the lepB gene encoding signal peptidase I, giving the protein MIFRIEARCLLADKQHNSRSEDDQPNSSEPLQERNQDLKKERGSGHPLWDFWGPLFFTVALYFGIRHYLAEARFIPSGSMLPGLQIQDRLLVEKLTYRGRKPRRGEIVVFNSPYAFDPALRATTSPPPFQCVLANIPLIGLIPGVSHSACDAYIKRVVAVAGDQVVVNPRGEVQVNGVALDEPYVTNYCALDKRGMSLCRTLNATVPEGRVLVLGDNRSNSWDGRYWPGGAFLPEDQIIGRAVWRFWPFNRLGSLGS; this is encoded by the coding sequence GTGATTTTCAGGATTGAAGCAAGGTGCCTGTTGGCAGACAAGCAACACAACAGTCGGTCTGAAGACGACCAACCCAACAGCAGCGAGCCTCTTCAGGAGCGCAACCAGGATCTGAAAAAGGAACGGGGTTCTGGACATCCGCTCTGGGATTTTTGGGGCCCGCTGTTTTTCACCGTGGCTCTTTATTTCGGGATCCGCCACTATTTGGCCGAGGCACGCTTTATTCCCTCAGGCTCGATGCTGCCTGGCTTGCAGATCCAAGATCGTCTGTTGGTCGAGAAGCTCACCTACCGCGGCCGCAAACCTCGGCGGGGAGAAATCGTTGTGTTCAATTCCCCCTATGCCTTTGATCCTGCCTTGCGTGCAACGACGTCACCCCCACCTTTTCAATGCGTTCTCGCCAATATCCCTTTGATTGGCCTGATTCCTGGAGTCAGTCATTCGGCTTGTGATGCCTACATCAAACGGGTTGTGGCTGTGGCGGGCGATCAGGTGGTGGTGAACCCCCGAGGAGAGGTGCAAGTCAACGGTGTTGCTCTCGATGAGCCCTATGTGACCAATTACTGCGCTCTAGACAAGCGGGGGATGAGCCTTTGCCGCACCCTGAACGCCACGGTCCCGGAGGGACGGGTCCTCGTTCTTGGTGACAACCGCAGCAACAGCTGGGATGGGCGTTATTGGCCGGGTGGGGCCTTCCTTCCTGAAGATCAGATTATTGGTCGTGCTGTCTGGCGCTTCTGGCCATTCAATCGGCTTGGTTCGTTGGGATCTTGA